CCAAAAAATCCGCTCGGCACAGAGCTGCTTGGCCGCCTGCTCCTGCTCGAACTTCCGAAGTTCACCGGCGCCGCCCTGCTCCCCCTCCGTCATCACCATCAAAAACACCCGATGTCCATTTTGCGCATACTTGACCAGCGCCCCGCCGCAGCCGGCTTCGATGTCGTCCGGATGAGCCCCGATCGCCAGAATCCGCATCGCTTCTGTGCCGTCGAATGTCATACCTGCCTCCTCGTCATGATCGCGCTGACACGGTCGCCCGGACCGGTCGAACCCGGCGACTGCGCAGTTGCTTCAATGCCTCAGGCCCCACGCATAGCAAGAGATCGATGGCCGATAGATTCGGCTCAAATGGCCCGTACATCTGCCCGTACTCGGGATGGAGAAACTCCTGAATTTCCAACTCCACCCCGCTCGCCTCAAACCGCGACTGATCCATATACCCTTCCGCCCCGGGCCCCGCGAGATACTGTGTCGCGCCGACCGCCCGACAGAGATCGACGAGGCGGTCGGTCGGCTCTTCGCGCGCGGCCATGTCAGATGCACAGCGCAAGGGGGTCGTGATGCCATAGGCCTCTAGCAGCCAGCGGATCACCGCCAGATTCAGCTCGGATAGCTTCGTCCAGGGTTCGGCATAGATCGCCCGCAACTCCGGCAGATACCGGTCGCGGAACGGCGACCGCGCGTAGTGCATCCCCAGCGCCCGCAGATGTTGATCGCGCCAGGCCGCCGTCGGGTTGATCGTCACCTCCTGCACGCGTTGACCGAAATGATGCAGCACCGGCACCGTCAGCCATTGCCACCCGTCCGCCGTTCTGATCCGGTTCCGATTCTGCCATTCATTCTTCTTGAACTGGACCGTGTCCAACACGATAAACAGATCGGCTCGATCGATCTTGTCGAGATAGCCCAGCCACGGCAGAAACTGCGGTTGATGAATCGTGACGCGCATGGGCTACCCGCGTTCCTTCGTTTGAACATCCACATAGACGGGATTGGTCAACACCTCGCCGCTCCGACCCACCACTTCCAGACGGTAGTATGCCCCACCCGCTGATACCGCTTGTCCATCCGCCACTCGATACGCCACCGGGGTCTCGGCATTCGTCATATCGATCACTTCTCCCGAACGGATGAGACGGATCATGACCGGGTGAGGCTTGCCGTCGCGCGCTGAAAGCCGGACCGTCGCGACCGCATGCGAGCCGGACGGCAGAGCCAGATGCTCTCCGACGCTAACGGTTGGCTGATCGCAGTCACAACCAAGGCTGAATTCGTCCAATGTCAGCATCACCCGCTGATCTCCTTCGGCGGCCGCATAGGCATGGCCGGACCGGATCGCGGACAACAGGCCGGCAACCGACCGTTCCTTCGCAAAGACCGTCGTCACGACACGGTCGAGGTCCTTTCCTTTATCAGCCAACCCGTGAAAGGCAATCTCGCCGATCATCGTGGGCACGGCAGACTGTGCTCTTCCCCTGTGCGACTGAATCACCTGATCCCAGAGCCCGCCGGCAGCCGTCACGGTCCTCGTATCCTGATAGAGTCCGCCGAATCCGGCATACCCGCTGGTCAACGCCAGCGCTTCAGGATGAGCATCGGTCCTCACCGTCACCGTCCCTAACGGACCAAAGGCATGCGTCTGTAGGTCGCGCGCCTCCGTCATCGACCAGAGCGCGACCGCGCCGCGTTGATTCGCGGCATCGAGCAAGGCTTGATAGGGTCGATACCCCAGCTGCGACTCGTAGGAGCTGAAGGGAGGCGTTCCGATCGGCCAGGCATTTACGAACGTGGCCACGGCCAACACAAGGCAGCAGGCGGCGCCCATTCGACGCGCCGCACTGACCGGCTCGCGCCAGCCATCCGCCAGGGGACGGCGAGGCGTCCATAAGAACAGCGCGGGAATGACCAAGAGCAGAGGCGCGGCATTCGCGAGGCTGGCCGCCTCGACCGTCAAGGACGCCGGATTGCCACGTGCCGGGAGCGCCCGATAGTCCTCCGCCCTCGTCAGCCCCAACACCAGGAGATTGCGCTGCGCGTCGTGCATCGTCAGATCCCCACGCCAGAGGGAGCCGGTCCAATAGTAGTAGGGAGCGACCTCGACTCCCGGCACAATCACTAGCTGCGGGTGGCGCGCTTGCACCGATTGGATTTCTTCGAGATAGCGCTCGACACCATAAGAGAGAACCGAGGGATACCTGACCGTCTTTTTCAGCAGTCCCGGAAGTGGCTGGAGGCCATACTCGTACTCCAGAGAGAAATTGTCGGAGAGTACGATCCCATCTAGGCCCTGTTGCTCAGCCCGGGCCGCCAACGCCTCCAGGCTCAAGGTCCCGGTACTGGC
This genomic stretch from Nitrospira sp. harbors:
- a CDS encoding WbqC family protein yields the protein MRVTIHQPQFLPWLGYLDKIDRADLFIVLDTVQFKKNEWQNRNRIRTADGWQWLTVPVLHHFGQRVQEVTINPTAAWRDQHLRALGMHYARSPFRDRYLPELRAIYAEPWTKLSELNLAVIRWLLEAYGITTPLRCASDMAAREEPTDRLVDLCRAVGATQYLAGPGAEGYMDQSRFEASGVELEIQEFLHPEYGQMYGPFEPNLSAIDLLLCVGPEALKQLRSRRVRPVRATVSARS